atcatatatgtataaattacaacagtctactttatatttttcgcattttatacattacttaAAATCTGTCACGCGTTATAATTAAGGTACACAGCGTACTTAAAATCAATGACAAGACTTGTGCACGATTATATGTTGACCCATTTGCTTCCTCTGTCAAAAGATAATGCTGCGACATGGATGAAAGTTGTATAACTATAAACAAACAACATAAGTAATTTAcctaacaattattaattatcttatttcttacaatttattttaattctcatCTATGGTCTCACGTCTATATGTTTCAAGAATTCGTAACTACCGTTAGGAATAATGTATTGAGATGATGCATATTTATCATatcatctttattaaaattttagcattTAAAATTCTCTTAAAAACAAAGTCTACTTGATCTTAACGACTCAATATTTACTAGAGATATGACTTTTAAACATGTTAAGATAAATGTCTTCCTGATATGAGAGTTAAGTGATATATCattcatttttgtaattgtcaatTGATAAAGATAATTCTAGAATTTTCCAAGTACATTGAGGgataagataaaaaacatgatcaatttttttatttatttaaaacaaaatagatCTACTATTACAAAAgctactttttaatataactatatcGTGGATATATGGAATTAAGACTagtttttatagtaattagcTCTAACAGGAAGAACGATTGAAATGGAACTGTCATACTTACCTGCTACCCTGTTTTGCTCTTGATCACCGTCCATCTCGGAATTTTCACTGGAATCGACAGCTGTAACGTATAAAATAGAGCGTGATATCACATACGATCCGAATTTCCTCTCGCAGACAGTATCTCTCCTCGCAATCGCTATACCGTGCGCGAgcgcgaaagagagaaaaagcgaGAGCTAGAGATAGCGAATGTATGCGAACGAgttatctttattacttacGGGCTCCTTCGGTGTGAAAGCGCAGTATCTCTGAGGGGTGGCTCCATCCGTAACGATTTCTGGACAATACGACTGCCTCGTAATGGCTCGCCGCGTCCAATCCCGTCAGATTGAAGGAGCGGACGTGCACCGGGCTGACGATGTCACTGCCACCAGCAGGAATATACAATTTGTGCCATTCGCCGCCACTGCCTCTCTATAGGgcacgtaaataaaaaaatccatAACGATCTGTAATAATTCCCGATCATGCTGAAATCGATCTTTTGACCAAAAGGATGCGGATCATAGGAATGATCTATTTGACacgatattaaatgttttatattatactttgtgttatataattataaaattattatgttacacAATAAGAATTTCGCgaaataatttacaagtaGTCAAGCAGTGAGAACGAAATGATTACATTCTTTTCTTGCTGGCCGCGCAcagcatttaaattaatttcattacaaCTCTTGATATTTAGTCGGTAAAACACGTTAATATTCCCAACAATTTTCGCACGTTTTCTGTAAATTATTTCGAGGTCGAGACGACTCGGGGAAAAGGAAAAGTAAGACGAGGGAAACGAATTACCtatcgaaagagagaaaaaaaattggctGATAAAGCAGCCCTCAATCTTCGTAGAACGCGCCGAGacagaaaacaaatattttgttacttcAATATTCTGCATTTCGTTCGGCTTCCGGcatttctctcctttttttttcaccttATTGCGGATTCACGGACTGGGGATGCCGATTAAAGTAAGAAACGTTTTCTACGACTCAAGATTCCAGTAAATCAATGCGCCGGGCATTGCCTTTTGTTCAATTATTCCTTGCGACCCTTGCATGCACGGCAGCCATCAGAATCAAAACGCGAGCAACACACGAAACCACGGACTAGATCCCACGTCTCGTTTAGGAGAGACGAGACGTCGATTTAGTTCACACCGATTTTCCCCGAGATTTTGCATCGGAACCGTGCAATCCTTATCGATTGGACGATTCGTCTATGACCGAATCACTCTCACCCTGTATTTGCGAAACCAAAACTGGTATTCGATGATTGGACTGTAACTGTCGACCTCCCAGATAAAATTGTACGACGTGCCGGACGTGCTGCGCGATTCTTTCTTGAACACCGCCGGATTCGCAATCTCCGACAGCTCGACGATCTTCTCGGTAATCCCTAAGGAGTTCGACGCTCTGCAGAGATAGGCACCGTAATCGGTTGTCTTTACGTGCCTTATCAATAGGCTGTGATCGTTGCCGGCGTTGTGTTTCACTATCCGCGATGTGTACTTTACTGTCTCATTGTTGAAGTACCATTCAAtctgaaaagaaaatagatcAATGGAGGATTTATGTAATTTGTCAAGGCATCAATTTTTACAACTTCTCATTACGCGCGCAAACGTGAGATCGGTAACGTTATCCAACTCGGATCGATCGCCGAGTGCTGTGTGTGGTAACGCAATTCTCCTCGATTCGCtcggttctttttttttctgcgagaaaataaaaaaaagtacggtAAGTCACGTTCTCCGCGAATCGATTTGTCACGTGCGACTGGCTTTAAGGGATCACGGTGAGAAATTGCTTGGCAGATAGGAGGGGCAGTTTCATTTAGTTACCGAGCGTGAAGAACTCGTTGAAATCTAAAAGACGAGTTGCCGTAGCGCCAGcaaaatatttcgtatttgTATTGGATACCGAGACCCGTATCGATCGATCGTATCAGGACGGGTGTTTCGTTATCGTGTGCCGTAAGCGGGGAAATTTTTAATCGCGTAAGTTTCGGGACTTGAGGTGACAGtgcgaaaatttatttttataacatacgCAAAAGCTGTGTCGAACCCCTGCGTCATCTTTCAAAGTATTTTACGTTGTTTTAATAAGGGGATACAAAGATTATTCGACCGGGACAAGTAATCACGTGGACACAATTTCATCGACCTcgggaagagaaaaaaaaaacagaaagaaagagaggaagagaaagagaaacgagGTTTTCATtcttgtgataaaaaattccatttgCGTTCGTTTTTTCGTGGCAAAATCCTGATTTAAGGGCTTACACTTCTCGAAAGTATATCGAAGAGCTATACGTCTACAGGTACAACCATTTCCGCTGCAAAATTCGCTCGCGTACTTGCGATGTAATTAAAAGTCCGATTACGGACCAAGCAactagcgcgcgcgcgcgttcttcGCACAAGTTGCGGCGTTAATTATTGTTCGAATTCGTAATTAACGCGCAATCACGGGCCTTTGACAATCTTAGAGAAAGGCAGCCTCACCTTCGCCTCGGGCCAGGCGGTTACCGTGCAATCCAGCTGTACTCGTATCCCCGGATATGCGTGCACCCAGGGCTTCTTCACGTAGATCTCCGGTCTATCTGCGGGTTTTTGATTGCATAAATACTGAGTTTTGTAAGACTGATCACAAAAAGAAAGTCATGGTATCTCGAATGCGAATTAATATTCGCTCGAGTTAAGTTGTTGCTTCACTTAGGGCGACCCCAGCCGAGCTCCGATTAACTTGATCGGCGATTAATTCAACCGGCAGAATCGCTTAAAGCAAAATTTCAAACTATATAATTCGTTGTTTCTGATCTAGTTTTGCCCCCGCGTTAAAcgcgaaattaataaatttctacccCCGTTGTAACAAAATAGAACAAGTATTGTTTGATAAGTTAATCGGTTGCCGGAGTTTCATTGAAGTCACCCTTAGCTATTAAATCACACATTTAAAGCGCGCAcattgcacacacacacacacatatgcacGATCGTGTTGTTTGTGTCTTTAAAGCTGCACTTCCGAAATGCATGCAAGACTTGTTTTGTCGCGCAAGCGGAGGGAATAGCTGTTAGCGCACCGCGGCGGTTGATTaacatctgtaaaaaaaaaaaaaacactcgTAGCAACTGTACAATCAACATAATTGACTCGCTCATGcgtttgattggagtactaaAGGGAGCAATCTGCGGCAATTTCTTAATTGTGCCGTGTGCTATACGTCGGGCGAACGGTAGGGACGCGATTTGCATGATCGTTCCGGTACGGTGCGGCCGTAATTAAACCCAATTAATTACGCGAGTGCTCCCGAAACTGTGCGAGGCCCACATTTTACATCGGCAAATAATCGAGCTCCTCCGCAGGCGCGAGGCCAAGTGCAGGCGTGCGAGCGAAGATAGACCGGGACTCACATCTGATACGTAGGTCTATGTGCGCCTCTGCGGATTCGCCGACTCCGTTATCGGCGACGCAGGTATACCTGCCGGAGAGATTCCGGTTGTCGGCGTGAAATCTCAGTTGCGGCCGAGTGTCCAACAATGGGATTTCCCCGTCCTGCAAAGAAGAAGtaggagaagaagaaaaagaagaagatgaACACGTCGCGCTTTCATCACCCGTCGCGTGTGACAACGCGCCACTTCAATTTAATTGACTTATTGTCCGGTCGGATCTCGCGAACGGATATCCGCGCGTTtcgctttttctctcttttttctctcccccCGTCCCCTCGGTTTTCCCTCGCTTCCATCGAACGTTTCTCACTGCACTTTGACGCGTAATATCGTTGGCATAGGCAATGGTATATCGAATAGCCCAGGAATATCGATTACCTTCGTCCTCCAACTTATGACGGGGGCCGGTACACCCTTCGTCACGCATTGCATTTCCACCTTCTCCCCAAGATTGACTTCCAGCTCGCCGGACGCCGGCACCGTCTCCACGCTGGGTGGATCTGAGCGAGAACGAACAGATAAATCTCTCGTGTCGTTGTACATACCGCGCGTAAGCCGACGTTCATGTCGATTACGCTCTCATGCAAAATTCAGATCTCCTCGACGGACGAGGAGCCACGGTGGGATCTGTGGTAACGTGATTCGGCGGAAGCGGGCGACCCGCTACAGATAAGACGCCGCAAGGAACCGGAACGGGGGGGGGGACGGATAGACGTCTCAGTTTGGATTCGTAAACGCGCACGAAGGACTCTCGAATCCTTTCGACGCGTCGATCCGCCTCGGAAATGTACAAGAGAGACGGATTACCCCTCGGGACGCTACACGGGGGACGCTTATCGCGGGggtatatatacgtatatacaatatatatatacatgacGTACTCACACATCACTTCGATCTCGTGCACTTGCGTGACGTGTCCCCAGGGAGACGGTCTGATCGCCTGGCACACATACTCCCCGCTGTCCTCCCGCTGCACGTGGAGGACCCGCAGGCTGCCGTTGCTATAGAGGGTGATGCGCTCGGGCGACGTTAGCTTCTGCTCGAAACTATCGGCCAGGAGGGACCCCTCTCGCCACCATCTCACCCTAGTTTGCGCGCCTACGCGGGCAGAAATAACAACCTTTTTCCCTGCATTTCAACGGATCCCCGTCGGCCTAAAGACCGACATTCGGATCCGACACACGTAGTACTTTTACTACCTCCTAACAAGGGGCAAAGAAACGAACCTCGGTGGAgatgtttctctctctctctctctctctctctctttctttaaacAACGTCTATCATTCGTACATCGTTCAGCGTGCGaaggaagagaggaagaaagaagcGACGAGCGTGCAAACACATAAATAGCCAGGATTCGCGTTAATGAAGCGAGACCTTAACAAGACTCATGACGACTCATTCATAACGCTCCCGGCGATACAAAGCGCAGCAGCCGCAGAGCGAAATACACCTCTTTTCCACGTGCCACTTTATCCTAATTTTGCACGCTCGCGTAGGTAGGAATAACGACGACTTTCAAAAGACACCCTCCCCGCGTTTGTTACCGCGTGGGCTGAGATTGCGGCTGGAGTGTGTCGGGCAATTTCGTAAATGGCAGCAATTTCACGTCGCGGCGCGTATACTTGACGAAacgtgagagagaaagggagacaGGGTATTTCACGGACGGTGGAAACGGGCGATTAATCATTTTCGGGAAAACGAAGAAACGCGCATAGCGCATAATCGATCGGGTTAACAAACGACATACCCTCTACGTAGCAAGGCAGCAGGACCGTGTCGTTCTCGTGGCTTTTTACCGTTGGGTGGTTTCCTTCGCGGTTCGCAGCGCGAGCGCctgtaacacacacacacaggaaAAAAGTAAGTGTCAAATTAACTCTTGTATACTCACATGAACGCGTTCGTCGTTTCGTATATACGCAACAATGTATAATCTTCTTAggagaatttgaaaatcttgaatttcaacaatattatagtcttatttcaatactgtaattgttattttaagaatataatacaattattttgataattctattctaagaaaattttaatcctcgatttaaacatgtagtattttctatccaacattttttccccttttttcaTTCAAGAagattattcttaaataacaagaatatcattttcttaattaaactatataaaatcttaaaataaatcttcattcaagtaaattttttttattaaacgcaatataatcttatttcaagattttccttttgaaactaaaaatattgttaaaataataatattcttttttctgtacatacatatatatgtatgtataaactAGTGAATAACATAATAACTAAATTGTCATTTAACGACATCACGCCAAGGCGATCGCCGCATTGCGAAACCACGTTCACGTCTCCGTGTCTCGCGATAGACTTAATCGTCCTGTTTTTTCCTCCTTCCTCCGATTCCCGACACGAAAATCCTCATGTTATCTCGCACGCGCGCGGTGATCGCGCGGAATTTATTTCCGCAGCCCTCGAGCATGCACGCGCACCGGGGAGATCCGTTTCTTTCTTTATGATCGATCGCCAACGGCCACGTCGCTCGCCCGGTTGGAGGGTTGCATAGCACGCGGGTCAGCCTTGCGAAAGGGAAACTACGGGTGCGATTATGCCTTCGCTCACGCACCTGCGGAAACACGTATCGGGGGCGAACGCGAATCGATTGCCGAAGTTGCGTGCGTCCGACGTGGCCGAGCAAACGAGGCAACACGAAGTTCTACGTGTGCGCTCCTCTCCTTCTTTCCTCCCCCCTTTCCCCATGCCGTAGTTTTCCCTCTCGAAAAAAATCGATCCACATACGGAAATACGACTACAATTACGTTTGCCGTCGTAGGTAAGGGGATATTTCAGTCCGATTAACCCGCGTCGTTTCGATCGCGAGGAAACTGGGTTGCCCGAACGTGTGCTCCTTGTTATCGCGACGATTATCTAAAGTGGGAAAACAATAATGTGAAAATTGAATCAATCATTCGCGTAAGTGTCGGGGCGAGGGCTGCGCGAGGGGAGCGGTGAGGGGAGCGGTGAGGGAGAAAGGAGCTTTTAAGAAATGAATatttccccgtctctcccaaGAAGATCTCTATAATGCGCGCAATTCATTTTCCTCCCTCTTAATCCGCTCGCAAATTCTGAAACTCCGgaggaatatttttaacagcTCGAATACGTCAGCGAAAATATTCCTCCGTGCGGCACAAGATAACCGAGGCAAAGAGGCGCGCGcgtttcagttttttttatcgctCTTCCGGCTCCATTCACCGGAACACGGATGTCCGTAAAAAAATGCGTGTGAGTCTGTCGAAACGTCATAGTTTCAAAATTTGGAAACAAGTTCTGAAACTTTAACGATTCTCTCACATATTTTTCCTCTCTCGAAAAACCATATTTTATCaaccatattttaaaatttttatcttaaggTCAAATTGCTCATTCGCTACATCGACGACAAAAATTGGCATTTTTCTAGTTACGTGCAAGGAGAGAACAGATCTTTGTAGTTCTTATTACAACGTAATTAAGccttttaatttgaaaaggaaaataaacaaaattttttcatcaagagagttgctttaaaaaatttatttttacaacagGTGAGCATTCAGCGCACTTAGTGgagaattaattatacttttatttctctacAAATATCATGCCGAAATcacatttgaaaataatattatgattgtaataatttagcattcactttttagaaaaaccTTATTTTGTTGTTGTGACAAATGAGCGACGTGTCTCCCAGATTCAGTAATCACCGACATATTTCATACGATACCTATTATACAGATGTAAAGTATCCAAACCACAGGGAGCACCATCTCTCACGAGTAATTACACGCGCGTCACGTCGGAAATGGTCCACGCGGAAAATTCGAAATCGCGccggaaaaacaaaaaaaaaacaacgatCCGTTTCTCGTACACGTGATCCCCTCGGCCCTCCACGAAGCACTGATCCCGCCTTAAGATGTGCTCCGCACCATCTTAaacacacgcgcacgcaccgACACGCGCACGCTCGTGTATCATCGCACGTAATTATGAGACCACTTGTCCATTGCACGAATCAGACGGTACTCATACCGCGCACACGAGGCTCGGTCCACCGTCACTCAATTAATTATGTTCCGCCTTCGACGAGCGtcaaattgaaacatttatgAATCGCGCTGCGATTGACAATCGGTTAATTGTTATcgatgtgaaaaatatttaatgcggCGAGAGATTATCTCCGAGATATAGAGAGATGTAAAATGTACCGACGAGATCAATTTCTCACTCGCTCCACCTACGTTGAAATTAAATGGACCTGAATGAAATATATTGgtatctttctttcctttttttttttcggagcATCGGACGGTGGTTCACGCTGAACTGGCGCCTCCTCGAAAGATTTGAGAACCACCGTCTTCTGTCGCAAGCCGCTGCGCTGCCATAGGGGCATAGGGTGTCCACCCACGAACACACCGAAGGCATTCTTCTATAATTTGTTCAATTTACGCACGGACACGCACCGTGTATAGAGCCATTCACCGAAGTTACCCATTAGACCGTTAATCCAATAAGCGATTCGCCGCTTCAACGCTTCTCAGATCATCATTGCGACAGCTTCCTTCGCCGTCGCCTCTTTTACAAATAtgttatgaataaataaaaaaataaaatgacaagTACGATCGCGAAGCTTCAAGCATCGCCGCTATGTGACTCCCGCTGCTACTCGTCTCtgcgcttttttttttgccattTCAATTATTCCCGCCGTcacaattgattttatttttaagtcacATATCCGATGTTACGTCACGTACATACACACGTATGTAATCTTCTTTCGTGCTGGCGCAAAAATGTGCGCATTCTCATCCATTATTGCCGAATGATTTCCCGGGACGAGCCGTTTACCCCCGAGGCGGAAGTAGCAATAAACGGTTAACGCTTTATCGTCggcttttaacttttttccccctccccctcccctcctgcCGACGTCCGTCGCGCTCGGTATCTACAATTCAAAAATCTGAATACTTTATGCGGCACTATATAAAACCTTTATGCATAAACGCGCGAGCTGATCTTTTCACGGGCGTCTGAACGCCAGATTCATTCGATCACAGCGCCTGGCCTCCTCTCGTTTGCGAGTGAAAGGGACGAGCGGTGGCGTATCGCCTCTCGTCGGATGcgctataaataattatgcggTAATACAGTACCCGTATATATATCGCACGGATAATGGACAATAAATATTGCAGATTCATGAATAAATAGTCGTCAAATTAAAGATTTGTTAATATCACATCACGTttgattttcaatataattcgAATGGTATAAACGCGCACATGCCAAATTCTACCTTATAACTCTTTTACATTTATCgttgagaaagaaaagagtatCGTATATGCGCGAGATCTCGTTTCGCTCGGCACGTTCTTCAAAGCGGAATCTCATTTCGGCGATCTCTCGTCTCGCGCGACTATAAACTAAGTGCGCGGAAAAATGTGTAGACGACACCGTGGCTGTACACCCTCGAGGATGTCCAGGACTCTTGACTTTAACAACGAAGGACGATCAGTGCCCTTACGGGAGATCGCCTTGCGCCCCCGTGAGAAAGGGAAGGTAATCCTCCTCGAGCTGCTCGCCCACCTCGTGCGAATATCTACGTGAATATATACTTAATTCAAGTCGGAGAAGAAGGCGCTCGGAACGCGGTTCTCAATTATCCGATGCATCCATTAAGGCGCCGACTGAGGGATCTCCTTAAATGGATTTTCGAAGGAAGCCGCCAGCTTTCGGCGAGCCCTGAATCGCCGTGATGGATCGTCGATGTTATTTTTCGCTCGCCCCCACGTCACGGGGCCGACTCTTGACTCTCGCCCTTACAACCGGCGTATTCGTACGACTGCGATACACCTTCGAGCGTCGCGCCGAGAGAATTTCTCGTGATTTATATTCGAGCGAAAATCCCtcgcaagaaaaatatatgaacaaCCGTAGAATATTACTTGCTCCGGATCTGGTTTGGTATATATGCAGGTATTATATATTCCATGTCTTCCGATGTAATAACaagatatacaatttattatttatttttcgtcCGATATAATAGTACGGTATTTCGTTATTTTCATTTGACTCAAGAAACACACAAGGTATTTGAAGAGGTATCCGGGtggattttttcaaaaaaaaaaaaaaaaatgacagaCGGATGACGAGAAGTTGAAAGGGAACGGTCTCTTTGTGGAACAAGCGAATGTTTTTCCTTTGGCACTGCTCGCACACGAACAAAGAAAATTACGTGGCAGCAGCCGCGTATTCACGTCGTGGTAGCTAAAAAGTT
Above is a window of Monomorium pharaonis isolate MP-MQ-018 chromosome 10, ASM1337386v2, whole genome shotgun sequence DNA encoding:
- the LOC105837091 gene encoding limbic system-associated membrane protein, which codes for MVLPVVWILYICIIGARAANREGNHPTVKSHENDTVLLPCYVEGAQTRVRWWREGSLLADSFEQKLTSPERITLYSNGSLRVLHVQREDSGEYVCQAIRPSPWGHVTQVHEIEVMYPPSVETVPASGELEVNLGEKVEMQCVTKGVPAPVISWRTKDGEIPLLDTRPQLRFHADNRNLSGRYTCVADNGVGESAEAHIDLRIRYRPEIYVKKPWVHAYPGIRVQLDCTVTAWPEAKIEWYFNNETVKYTSRIVKHNAGNDHSLLIRHVKTTDYGAYLCRASNSLGITEKIVELSEIANPAVFKKESRSTSGTSYNFIWEVDSYSPIIEYQFWFRKYRRGSGGEWHKLYIPAGGSDIVSPVHVRSFNLTGLDAASHYEAVVLSRNRYGWSHPSEILRFHTEGAPVDSSENSEMDGDQEQNRVAVIQLSSMSQHYLLTEEANGSTYNRAQVLSLILSTLCTLIITRDRF